From the genome of Streptomyces sp. NBC_00659, one region includes:
- a CDS encoding PRD domain-containing protein yields MKALRVLNNNVVLASDEKDQPVILTGRGIGFSSHQGKPVDPALIERVFVPADDRGSGPAADPHHLAEALALISEEVLEAVVTALGDVGIEGRESTRPTLAIAVADHIAGALDRAAQGIVIEYPLRAEVQTLYATEYAQAQLLLQAVNEHVSPRLEASEATPLALHLVNAGFVSGDLSFTYTMTGVIQQMLAVIRERYGIDVSHEAMSVARFITHVRYLFVRIQQHRQLTGHESTIGKGIRQYYPEATRTAQQLATIVELRLGRRLSEDEVSYLALHVARMTMEADATAA; encoded by the coding sequence GTGAAGGCTCTGCGTGTCCTGAACAACAACGTGGTCCTCGCGAGCGACGAGAAGGACCAGCCGGTCATCCTCACCGGGCGCGGCATCGGCTTCAGCTCCCACCAGGGCAAGCCCGTCGACCCCGCGCTGATCGAGCGTGTCTTCGTCCCGGCCGACGACCGCGGCTCCGGTCCCGCCGCCGATCCCCACCATCTGGCCGAGGCCCTCGCCCTCATCAGCGAGGAGGTCCTGGAGGCCGTCGTGACCGCCCTGGGCGATGTCGGCATCGAGGGGCGCGAGTCCACTCGTCCCACTCTCGCCATCGCCGTCGCCGACCACATCGCCGGCGCGCTGGACCGGGCCGCGCAGGGCATCGTCATCGAGTACCCGCTGCGCGCCGAGGTGCAGACCCTGTACGCCACCGAGTACGCCCAGGCACAGCTTCTGCTCCAGGCCGTCAACGAGCACGTGAGCCCGCGGCTGGAGGCCTCCGAGGCGACGCCGCTCGCGTTGCACCTGGTCAACGCGGGCTTCGTCTCGGGCGATCTGTCCTTCACGTACACGATGACCGGGGTCATCCAGCAGATGCTCGCCGTCATACGGGAGCGGTACGGGATCGACGTCTCCCACGAGGCCATGAGCGTGGCGCGGTTCATCACCCACGTGCGCTACCTCTTCGTACGGATCCAGCAGCACCGGCAGCTCACGGGCCACGAGTCCACGATCGGGAAGGGCATCCGCCAGTACTACCCCGAGGCGACCCGTACCGCGCAGCAGCTGGCGACGATCGTCGAGCTGCGTCTGGGACGGCGTCTGAGCGAGGACGAGGTCTCCTACCTGGCGCTCCACGTGGCCCGCATGACGATGGAGGCCGACGCCACCGCCGCGTGA
- a CDS encoding GntR family transcriptional regulator, with the protein MHEPVVRVDTTSQVPPYAQIRAQLGALILTGRLAEGDRLPTVRQLATDLGLAPGTVARAYRELEAAELIRTRRGAGSRVAAPPAGPARPDASRLTTLARDFISSARALGADTEAILAAVRDALGPDRP; encoded by the coding sequence ATGCATGAGCCCGTCGTCCGCGTCGACACCACCAGCCAGGTGCCGCCGTACGCGCAGATCCGCGCCCAGCTCGGCGCGCTGATCCTCACCGGACGGCTGGCCGAGGGCGACCGGCTGCCGACCGTGCGCCAGCTGGCCACGGACCTCGGCCTCGCACCGGGCACCGTGGCCCGCGCCTACCGCGAGCTGGAGGCCGCCGAGCTGATCCGCACCCGCCGCGGGGCGGGCTCCCGGGTCGCGGCGCCCCCGGCCGGCCCGGCCCGCCCCGACGCCTCCCGACTTACGACCCTCGCCCGCGACTTCATCTCCTCCGCCCGCGCGCTGGGAGCCGACACCGAGGCCATCCTGGCCGCAGTCCGCGACGCCTTGGGCCCGGATCGTCCCTGA
- a CDS encoding transcriptional regulator, whose product MTAAGPPGLDKEIHHPTRLTVAAFLSGCAEAEFSTVRDYCGVTDSVLSKTVAALEKAGYVSVRKGYFGKRPRTWVALTSTGRKALAAHLAALEALAGAARRAGAEAQNTGDADGERT is encoded by the coding sequence GTGACCGCCGCGGGTCCGCCCGGCCTGGACAAGGAGATCCACCACCCCACGCGGCTGACGGTGGCCGCGTTCCTCTCCGGTTGCGCCGAGGCCGAGTTCAGCACGGTGCGGGACTACTGCGGGGTCACCGATTCCGTACTGAGCAAAACGGTCGCCGCGCTGGAGAAGGCCGGCTATGTGAGCGTCCGGAAGGGCTACTTCGGCAAGCGGCCTCGCACCTGGGTAGCTCTCACCTCGACCGGCCGAAAGGCGCTCGCCGCGCACCTGGCCGCCCTGGAGGCGCTGGCCGGAGCCGCCCGCCGAGCCGGAGCCGAAGCGCAGAACACCGGTGATGCCGACGGGGAGCGGACATAG
- a CDS encoding class I SAM-dependent methyltransferase: MAGLRPGYLADLAEGTGRFFEPPRTTCPWCGSGRLTTRLRTTDLLQHKPGRFVLDRCDACGHVFQNPRLSEAGLEFYYRDFYDGLGEKRLGDTFGGRAGMYRDRAESILPYDSVPKNWLDVGTGHGHFCATAREVLPGTAFDGLDFTDGVELAAREGRVEHGYRGAFPDLAPELAARYDVVSMFHYLEHSTDPDRELRAAWQAVRPGGHLLIEVPDPQSRYARLLGRWWLPWLQPQHLHFVPVANLRHRLAELGFTVVAQQHAEPHDPVDLLAAVWLALDHAAPREDAPWLPRPPGALRRAGRTALLVAGIPALVLATLLDRFAVRPLAHRLGVSNAYRLVARRD; the protein is encoded by the coding sequence GTGGCCGGGCTGCGCCCCGGCTACCTGGCCGATCTGGCCGAGGGCACGGGCCGCTTCTTCGAGCCGCCGCGCACCACCTGCCCCTGGTGCGGCTCCGGTCGGCTGACCACCCGTCTGCGCACCACCGACCTGCTCCAGCACAAGCCGGGCCGGTTCGTCCTCGACCGGTGCGACGCCTGCGGGCACGTCTTCCAGAACCCCCGGCTGAGCGAGGCCGGGCTGGAGTTCTACTACCGCGACTTCTACGACGGGCTCGGCGAGAAGAGACTCGGCGACACCTTCGGCGGCCGCGCCGGTATGTACCGCGACCGCGCCGAGTCGATACTGCCGTACGACTCCGTCCCGAAGAACTGGCTCGACGTCGGCACCGGGCACGGCCACTTCTGCGCGACCGCCCGCGAGGTGCTGCCCGGCACGGCCTTCGACGGTCTCGACTTCACGGACGGCGTCGAACTCGCCGCCCGCGAGGGCCGGGTGGAGCACGGCTACCGCGGCGCCTTCCCCGACCTGGCACCGGAACTCGCCGCCCGCTACGACGTGGTGAGCATGTTCCACTACCTGGAGCACAGCACCGACCCCGACCGGGAACTGAGGGCCGCGTGGCAGGCGGTGCGGCCCGGCGGCCATCTGCTCATCGAGGTCCCGGACCCACAGAGCCGCTACGCCCGGCTGCTGGGCCGCTGGTGGCTGCCCTGGCTCCAGCCGCAGCACCTGCACTTCGTGCCGGTCGCCAATCTGCGCCACCGGCTGGCGGAGCTGGGGTTCACGGTGGTGGCGCAGCAGCATGCCGAGCCGCACGATCCGGTGGACCTGCTCGCCGCCGTCTGGCTGGCGCTGGACCACGCCGCTCCGCGCGAGGACGCGCCCTGGCTGCCGAGGCCGCCGGGCGCACTGCGGCGGGCCGGGCGTACGGCCCTGCTCGTCGCGGGGATCCCGGCCCTGGTCCTGGCCACGCTGCTGGACCGGTTCGCGGTCCGCCCGCTCGCGCACCGGCTCGGCGTGTCCAACGCCTACCGCCTGGTGGCCCGCCGGGACTGA
- a CDS encoding glycosyltransferase produces MSGFLFVVPPLVGHINPAVGVADLLLARGHRVAWACADPGLVGRLAGDRAPVFPCAGPVPGVGEARRPPDLRGPEALKFLWEWYLLPLAEAMAPGVRAAVETFRPDVVVSDQQAFSGGLVAERAGLPWATSATTSAEFADPLAGLPRVTEWLAERLAGLRGSVGDPAGDTDPRFSPHLVLAFSTVELAGPAAAARGGPIRWVGPSITARPAADGFPWDWLDPGRATVLVTLGTANADVGGRFLAVCREALRARADRAQGVVVDPGNTLGADAASSRADIPSPDGTGAPYGTGAPYGTRAPYGDHPSPGHHDKDLLVLPSVPQLALLERVDAVVCHAGHNTVCEALWHGVPLVVAPIRDDQPVVAGQVVDAGAGVRVRFGRVTAAKLGAALDAVLHEPGHRAAAERIGTTFRAAGGATAAADSLEQLAWEYR; encoded by the coding sequence GTGAGCGGATTCCTGTTCGTGGTACCGCCGTTGGTCGGGCACATCAACCCGGCCGTCGGGGTCGCCGACCTGCTGCTCGCGCGCGGGCACCGGGTGGCGTGGGCCTGCGCCGACCCCGGTCTCGTGGGACGCCTCGCGGGTGACCGGGCCCCGGTGTTCCCGTGCGCCGGGCCGGTACCGGGGGTGGGCGAGGCGCGGCGGCCTCCCGACCTGCGGGGGCCGGAGGCGCTGAAGTTCCTGTGGGAGTGGTATCTGCTGCCGCTGGCCGAGGCCATGGCGCCGGGGGTGCGGGCGGCGGTCGAAACGTTCCGTCCGGACGTGGTCGTCTCCGACCAGCAGGCGTTCTCGGGTGGACTGGTCGCCGAGCGGGCAGGGCTGCCGTGGGCCACCTCGGCGACCACCTCGGCCGAGTTCGCCGACCCGCTGGCCGGACTGCCGAGGGTCACGGAGTGGCTGGCGGAGCGCCTGGCGGGCCTGCGCGGGTCCGTCGGGGATCCGGCGGGCGACACCGATCCGCGGTTCTCGCCGCATCTGGTGCTGGCGTTCAGCACGGTGGAGCTGGCCGGTCCGGCGGCCGCCGCGCGGGGCGGCCCGATCCGCTGGGTCGGCCCCTCGATCACGGCCAGACCGGCCGCGGACGGCTTCCCCTGGGACTGGCTCGACCCCGGCCGGGCCACGGTGCTGGTGACCCTCGGCACCGCGAACGCGGACGTCGGCGGGCGCTTCCTCGCCGTCTGCCGAGAGGCCCTGCGCGCACGGGCCGACCGGGCACAGGGGGTTGTCGTCGACCCGGGAAACACCCTGGGCGCGGACGCCGCCTCGTCACGGGCCGACATCCCGTCCCCGGACGGCACCGGTGCTCCGTACGGCACCGGTGCTCCGTACGGCACCAGGGCTCCGTACGGCGATCACCCCTCGCCCGGCCACCACGACAAGGACCTGCTGGTCCTGCCCTCCGTACCCCAACTCGCCCTCCTCGAAAGGGTCGACGCCGTGGTCTGCCATGCCGGTCACAACACCGTGTGCGAGGCGCTGTGGCACGGGGTTCCGCTCGTGGTGGCGCCCATCCGCGACGACCAGCCGGTGGTGGCCGGGCAGGTGGTGGACGCGGGGGCGGGCGTCCGGGTCAGGTTCGGCCGGGTGACCGCCGCCAAGCTGGGCGCCGCGCTCGACGCCGTACTGCACGAACCCGGGCACCGCGCGGCCGCCGAGCGGATCGGTACGACGTTCCGCGCCGCCGGCGGTGCGACGGCGGCTGCGGACAGCCTCGAACAACTCGCCTGGGAGTACCGATGA
- a CDS encoding alpha/beta fold hydrolase produces the protein MAMVDTGGLRLHVQRIGPRDGRAATATAVLVHGLLTDSLASYYFTVAPAFAAAGLDVVMYDLRGHGRSERPPDGYTLDHNIDDLRALLDRLAVTGPVHLVGNSYGGTIAFGFAARHPERVASVSLIESEPATAAWASKLGGILDRVMAQLAHNEPEALAWITANRGHNTARLARGAARLARDTTLGQDIPASGVLTDDQITAMRRPVLGVYGGDSDLAELAPWLGSLLPDCRTVVIPGHEHSVLVEAAGTVGGHILALIQETSAALMQGTSAARSVGAEAR, from the coding sequence ATGGCGATGGTCGACACCGGTGGACTCCGGTTGCACGTACAGCGGATCGGCCCCCGGGACGGCCGGGCGGCCACCGCGACCGCGGTACTGGTCCACGGTCTGCTCACCGACAGCCTGGCCAGCTACTACTTCACCGTGGCGCCCGCCTTCGCGGCGGCCGGCCTCGACGTCGTCATGTACGACCTGCGGGGCCACGGCCGCAGCGAACGCCCGCCCGACGGCTACACCCTGGACCACAACATCGACGATCTCCGGGCTCTGCTGGACCGGCTGGCGGTGACCGGACCGGTGCACCTGGTCGGCAACTCCTACGGCGGGACGATCGCCTTCGGCTTCGCCGCCCGCCACCCGGAGCGTGTGGCCAGCGTGTCCCTGATCGAGTCCGAACCGGCCACCGCCGCCTGGGCGTCGAAGCTCGGCGGCATCCTCGACCGGGTGATGGCCCAACTGGCGCACAACGAGCCCGAAGCCCTCGCGTGGATCACGGCGAACCGCGGCCACAACACGGCCCGGCTGGCCCGCGGCGCGGCCCGGCTCGCCCGGGACACCACCCTCGGACAGGACATCCCGGCCAGCGGTGTCCTGACGGACGATCAGATCACCGCCATGCGCCGTCCCGTGCTCGGCGTGTACGGGGGTGACTCCGACCTCGCCGAACTCGCGCCCTGGCTGGGGTCGTTGCTGCCGGACTGCCGGACGGTGGTGATCCCGGGGCACGAGCACTCGGTTCTGGTGGAGGCGGCCGGGACCGTGGGCGGTCACATCCTGGCACTGATCCAGGAGACTTCGGCGGCCTTGATGCAGGGGACTTCGGCGGCCCGGAGCGTGGGGGCCGAGGCCCGGTGA
- a CDS encoding acyl carrier protein: protein MKATPHPADATPRPADADLVLADIAGLLARLLEDEYGLDDVEIGMATTFNRDLELESIDLVTLSGLLEERYGGRVNFAEFLAGMEFDEIIGLTVGQLVEYVVTSLKAAEAS from the coding sequence ATGAAAGCCACCCCCCACCCCGCGGACGCCACCCCCCGCCCCGCCGACGCGGACCTGGTCCTCGCCGACATCGCCGGACTGCTCGCCCGGCTCCTGGAGGACGAATACGGCCTGGACGACGTCGAGATCGGCATGGCGACCACGTTCAACCGCGATCTGGAGCTGGAGAGCATCGACCTGGTGACGCTGTCGGGGCTGCTGGAGGAGCGGTACGGCGGGCGGGTCAACTTCGCCGAGTTCCTGGCCGGGATGGAGTTCGACGAGATCATCGGGCTCACCGTGGGACAGCTGGTCGAATACGTCGTGACCAGCCTGAAGGCGGCGGAGGCGAGCTGA
- a CDS encoding beta-ketoacyl synthase N-terminal-like domain-containing protein, whose amino-acid sequence MAVLMPGARDLEAYWQNLRDGVDAIGEVPQGRWDAGYYRPGTASAPAVADQVYCRRGGFVDALAEVEVTRFGIMPNSVAGTEPDQLIALHVAAAALADAGGPDRLPDRRRVGVVLGRGGYLTPGLVRLDQRVRTAGQLVRTLGELLPELTDSQLHRVRTAFTDRLGPDSPESAIGLVPNLAASRVANRLDLRGPAYTVDAACASSLVAVDQAVGELASERCDLMLAGGVHHCHDITLWSVFSQLRALSPSERIRPFHRDADGLLVGEGTGVVVLKRLADARRDGDRIYAVIRGTGVASDGRAAGLVNPDPGGQASAVRQAWLAAGLDPAAPGSVGLLEAHGTATPAGDAAELATLGAVFGPAERSGGERAVIGSVKSMIGHTMPAAGVAGLVKAALAVHHATLLPTLHCDDPHPALAATRFRTLEKAVPWEVSPGQPVRRAAVNAFGFGGINAHVVLEEAPAPVTTAPAPATGRPAVRVAEPERVLLLAADGPEPLAVLLDTDDAAVRAAGLDPALPHPAAGRARLGIIDPTAKRLALARRAVGRGRAWHGRGDVWFRPCPLLGPGHGKLVFVFPGLESEFSARVDDVATHFGLPRAVPEGDPVGDPVGDVGRHGLGVVTVGRLLDAALRRLGVVPDAVAGHSVGEWTAMTVAGLYSGDEVDAFMAGFDPDTVTVPGLAFGAVGAPAERVLAALEKEFTGAGLVLSHDNAPGQSMVCGPDGAVEDFVRSFRARGVLGQVLPFRSGFHTPMLAPYLGPIRQAAQRFRLHPATVPVWSGTTAAPFPERETEVRDLFVRHLLEPVRFRQLTEALYAAGHRAFVQVGPGQLGSLVGDTLGDRDHLTVAANSPRRTGLAQLRRVAAALWTAGAAVAPALPTGPRTDTASGAGSGSADGGTLSARPPVRLDLDGALISLEGAELAQLRAELGAAFPAPGAPARYAPGALRGLSDRFPGAAELDALLRDTADTAAALITARPARRPAATPLPPDPASVPVPASAPVPVSVPVPASRPGDGTRTAAVGDAATGILVRTSVVRVSPETMPYLLDHCFFPQRPGWPDVADRWPVVPATTIVHHLMDAARRAAPGKVPVAVHGARFEEWLTATPAVDVQVAAESVAPDRLAVSFGPRARATVELATGYPAPPPARWRTDPASERAPLHTAAQLYGERWMFHGPAFQGVTELTALGERHIRGIITTPAAPGALLDSVGQILGYWIMATRSERTVVFPVGMREMRFHGPHPAPGTKVACLVRITSLTDTVLEADVQLSVAGAVWAELRGWQDRRFDNDPHTRPVERFPERNTLSEARPGGWSLVHERWPDLASRDLIMRNSLGGQERSEYAGHAPRGRRQWLLGRIAVKDAVRQWLWDHGEGPVFPAELRVRNDSMGRPYVTGIHGRELPPLDISLAHRAEAGVAIVRPHTPAPGPGIDIEEVTARDPQTMATALGADEQRLLRTLCATGTGTEALWFTRFWAAKEAVAKAEGTGFGGRPRDFAVLDAAPAGDELIVSGRLERAYAVRCAPAANPPGLTERAYVVAWTTGPIGPTGHPHEEEYSP is encoded by the coding sequence ATGGCGGTGCTGATGCCGGGGGCCCGGGATCTGGAGGCGTACTGGCAGAACCTGCGGGACGGCGTGGACGCGATCGGAGAGGTGCCGCAGGGGCGTTGGGACGCCGGGTACTACCGCCCCGGCACCGCGTCCGCACCGGCCGTCGCCGACCAGGTGTACTGCCGCAGGGGCGGGTTCGTGGACGCGCTGGCCGAGGTGGAGGTGACCCGGTTCGGGATCATGCCGAACTCGGTGGCCGGTACCGAGCCCGACCAGCTCATCGCGCTGCACGTGGCCGCCGCGGCCCTCGCGGACGCGGGCGGTCCGGACCGGCTTCCCGACCGGCGGCGCGTCGGTGTCGTTCTCGGCCGGGGCGGCTACCTCACCCCGGGCCTGGTCCGGCTCGACCAGCGGGTGCGCACGGCCGGGCAACTGGTGCGCACCCTGGGCGAGTTGTTACCGGAATTGACGGACAGTCAACTGCACCGTGTACGAACGGCGTTCACCGACCGTCTCGGCCCCGACAGCCCCGAGTCGGCGATCGGCCTGGTGCCCAACCTGGCCGCCTCCCGGGTGGCCAACCGGCTCGACCTGCGCGGCCCCGCCTACACCGTGGACGCCGCCTGCGCCTCCTCGCTGGTCGCGGTCGACCAGGCGGTGGGCGAACTCGCCTCGGAGCGCTGCGACCTGATGCTCGCCGGCGGCGTCCACCACTGCCACGACATCACCCTGTGGAGCGTCTTCTCCCAACTGCGCGCCCTCTCCCCCAGCGAGCGCATCCGCCCCTTCCACCGGGACGCCGACGGACTCCTCGTCGGCGAGGGCACCGGGGTCGTCGTACTGAAGCGGCTGGCCGACGCCCGGCGCGACGGCGACCGGATCTACGCGGTGATCCGGGGCACCGGGGTGGCGAGCGACGGCCGGGCCGCCGGCCTGGTCAACCCCGATCCCGGCGGTCAGGCGAGTGCCGTGCGACAGGCATGGCTCGCCGCCGGACTCGACCCGGCCGCGCCCGGCTCGGTCGGCCTGCTGGAGGCACACGGCACCGCGACCCCGGCCGGCGACGCGGCCGAACTGGCCACGCTCGGCGCGGTGTTCGGCCCGGCCGAAAGATCCGGCGGAGAGCGCGCGGTGATCGGCTCGGTGAAGTCGATGATCGGGCACACCATGCCCGCCGCCGGGGTGGCCGGACTGGTCAAGGCCGCCCTCGCGGTGCACCACGCGACGCTGCTGCCGACCCTGCACTGCGACGACCCGCATCCGGCGCTGGCCGCGACCCGCTTCCGTACGCTGGAGAAGGCCGTCCCCTGGGAGGTCTCGCCCGGTCAGCCGGTGCGTCGGGCCGCCGTGAACGCCTTCGGTTTCGGCGGGATCAACGCGCACGTGGTGCTGGAGGAGGCACCGGCGCCCGTCACGACGGCGCCCGCTCCGGCAACCGGGCGCCCGGCCGTGCGGGTCGCCGAGCCCGAACGGGTCCTGCTGCTCGCCGCGGACGGTCCGGAGCCGCTCGCCGTCCTGCTGGACACCGACGACGCCGCGGTACGCGCCGCCGGACTCGACCCCGCGCTTCCCCATCCGGCCGCGGGCCGGGCCCGGCTGGGCATCATCGACCCGACCGCGAAACGGCTGGCCCTGGCCCGCCGGGCGGTCGGCCGGGGCCGCGCCTGGCACGGCCGGGGCGACGTCTGGTTCCGGCCCTGCCCCCTGCTCGGTCCCGGGCACGGCAAGCTCGTCTTCGTCTTCCCCGGTCTGGAGAGCGAGTTCTCCGCGCGCGTCGACGACGTGGCCACGCACTTCGGACTGCCCCGGGCGGTGCCCGAGGGCGACCCCGTCGGCGACCCCGTCGGCGACGTGGGCCGGCACGGCCTCGGCGTGGTGACCGTCGGGCGCCTGCTCGACGCGGCGCTGCGTCGCCTGGGTGTCGTACCGGACGCGGTCGCCGGGCACAGCGTCGGCGAGTGGACCGCGATGACGGTGGCCGGGCTGTACTCCGGGGACGAGGTCGACGCCTTCATGGCGGGCTTCGATCCGGACACGGTGACGGTGCCGGGTCTCGCGTTCGGTGCCGTCGGCGCGCCCGCGGAACGTGTACTGGCCGCCCTGGAAAAGGAGTTCACGGGCGCCGGCCTGGTGCTCTCCCACGACAACGCGCCGGGCCAGTCGATGGTGTGCGGGCCGGACGGCGCGGTCGAGGACTTCGTCCGGTCGTTCCGGGCCCGCGGTGTGCTCGGCCAGGTGCTGCCGTTCCGGTCCGGCTTCCACACGCCGATGCTGGCGCCCTACCTCGGGCCGATCAGACAGGCGGCGCAGCGGTTCCGGCTGCATCCGGCGACGGTCCCGGTGTGGTCGGGGACGACCGCGGCGCCGTTCCCCGAACGGGAGACGGAGGTACGTGATCTGTTCGTCCGGCACCTGCTGGAACCCGTGCGCTTCCGGCAGTTGACCGAGGCCCTGTACGCGGCGGGGCACCGGGCCTTCGTCCAGGTGGGCCCCGGGCAGCTCGGATCGCTCGTGGGCGACACCCTCGGCGACCGCGACCATCTGACCGTGGCCGCCAACTCCCCCCGCCGTACCGGCCTCGCCCAGTTGCGCCGGGTGGCGGCCGCGCTGTGGACGGCGGGAGCGGCCGTCGCCCCCGCCCTGCCCACCGGGCCCCGTACGGACACCGCTTCAGGAGCCGGATCCGGATCCGCCGACGGCGGCACGCTGTCGGCGCGGCCCCCCGTACGACTCGACCTGGACGGCGCGCTGATCTCGCTCGAAGGAGCGGAACTGGCGCAGCTGCGCGCCGAGTTGGGAGCGGCCTTCCCCGCTCCGGGCGCCCCCGCCCGGTACGCGCCGGGTGCGTTGCGTGGGCTCAGCGACCGGTTCCCCGGCGCCGCCGAACTGGACGCCCTGCTGCGGGACACCGCGGACACGGCGGCAGCGCTGATCACCGCACGGCCCGCCCGCCGGCCGGCCGCCACGCCCCTTCCCCCCGACCCCGCCTCTGTCCCCGTGCCCGCTTCTGCCCCCGTCCCCGTCTCAGTCCCCGTGCCGGCTTCCAGACCCGGGGACGGGACGCGAACGGCGGCGGTCGGCGACGCGGCGACGGGCATCCTCGTACGAACCTCCGTCGTCCGCGTCTCTCCGGAGACCATGCCGTACCTGCTCGACCACTGCTTCTTCCCCCAGCGGCCCGGCTGGCCGGACGTGGCCGACCGCTGGCCGGTCGTCCCGGCGACCACGATCGTGCACCACCTGATGGACGCGGCCCGGCGGGCGGCGCCGGGCAAGGTGCCGGTCGCCGTGCACGGCGCCCGGTTCGAGGAGTGGCTGACGGCCACCCCCGCCGTCGACGTACAGGTCGCGGCGGAGTCCGTGGCACCGGACCGCCTGGCCGTGTCCTTCGGTCCCCGGGCCCGCGCCACCGTCGAACTCGCCACCGGCTACCCGGCCCCGCCGCCCGCCCGTTGGCGGACCGACCCCGCGAGCGAACGCGCGCCCCTCCACACCGCGGCGCAACTGTACGGCGAGCGCTGGATGTTCCACGGCCCGGCGTTCCAGGGAGTCACCGAACTCACCGCGCTCGGCGAGCGGCACATCCGCGGGATCATCACCACCCCGGCGGCGCCCGGCGCCCTGCTGGACAGCGTCGGCCAGATCCTCGGCTACTGGATCATGGCGACCCGCTCCGAGCGGACGGTCGTGTTCCCGGTCGGGATGCGGGAGATGCGCTTCCACGGCCCGCACCCTGCCCCGGGGACGAAGGTGGCGTGTCTGGTGCGGATCACCTCGCTCACCGACACCGTGCTGGAGGCCGACGTACAGCTCTCGGTGGCGGGCGCGGTGTGGGCGGAGTTGCGCGGCTGGCAGGACCGCCGGTTCGACAACGATCCGCACACCCGGCCGGTGGAGCGCTTTCCCGAGCGCAACACCCTGTCCGAGGCCCGCCCGGGCGGCTGGTCACTGGTGCACGAACGGTGGCCGGATCTGGCGTCGCGCGACCTGATCATGCGCAACTCGCTGGGCGGACAGGAGCGTTCGGAGTACGCCGGGCACGCGCCGCGCGGCCGGCGGCAGTGGCTGCTGGGCCGGATCGCGGTCAAGGACGCCGTACGGCAATGGCTGTGGGACCACGGCGAGGGCCCGGTGTTTCCCGCGGAGCTGCGGGTGCGCAACGACAGCATGGGCCGCCCGTACGTCACCGGGATACACGGCCGGGAACTGCCCCCGCTGGACATCTCTCTCGCCCACCGCGCCGAGGCGGGCGTGGCGATCGTACGGCCGCACACGCCCGCTCCCGGTCCTGGCATCGACATCGAGGAGGTCACGGCCCGCGACCCGCAGACCATGGCGACGGCACTCGGCGCGGACGAACAGCGGCTGCTGCGCACGCTGTGCGCCACCGGCACCGGTACCGAGGCACTGTGGTTCACCCGGTTCTGGGCCGCCAAGGAGGCGGTCGCCAAGGCGGAGGGCACCGGCTTCGGCGGCCGGCCGCGCGACTTCGCCGTGCTGGACGCGGCACCGGCCGGGGACGAGCTGATCGTCTCGGGGCGCCTCGAACGCGCCTACGCGGTGCGGTGCGCGCCCGCCGCGAACCCGCCCGGACTGACCGAACGGGCCTATGTCGTGGCCTGGACCACAGGACCGATCGGACCGACGGGACACCCCCACGAGGAGGAGTACTCCCCATGA